One window of Papaver somniferum cultivar HN1 chromosome 9, ASM357369v1, whole genome shotgun sequence genomic DNA carries:
- the LOC113309301 gene encoding cingulin-like, which yields MDSLNHTKPYKVASPQPDPSVTQQLSPLCGVDPPRTSPNASSPGILANKGKLKAHEELDPAYIPDMKFLRKIFISIRRDPSLRSAAIESLTSFSSEDFITEDQSFIENASFNLSSQQHAAIMDLERNRSMTHLVELKLSREGLEKFGARIYRLTQQLSEREKQVNDLQNKLEKLSEREKQMGDLRRYEQEIRNQISLLSRENGDLSKKVSTLEEDVKLLNEDCDQMEKDATNLAKRIRRNAQDDKVRFFNEFGDSRSIPLEPLDLEVFSDDEPQPISNKQQSSSDEATESNEGLHSGDESS from the exons ATGGATTCTCTAAATCATACTAAGCCTTATAAAGTGGCCTCTCCCCAGCCGGATCCTTCGGTTACCCAACAACTCAGTCCTCTTTGTGGGGTTGATCCTCCACGAACTTCTCCGAATGCTTCCTCGCCGGGAATTCTTGCGAATAAGGGTAAACTAAAGGCCCACGAAGAGTTAGATCCAGCTTATATCCCTGATATGAAATTTTTGCGGAAAATATTTATCTCCATTCGTAGGGATCCTTCTTTGAGGTCGGCAGCTATTGAGTCTTTGACCTCTTTCAGCTCTGAGGACTTTATAACGGAGGATCAATCTTTTATTGAAAATGCGTCCTTTAATCTTTCTTCGCAGCAGCATGCTGCTATCATGGATCTA GAGCGCAACCGCAGTATGACTCATCTAGTGGAACTGAAACTGTCTCGTGAAGGGTTGGAGAAATTTGGTGCTCGCATCTACCGGCTTACCCAGCAGCTTTCTGAACGAGAGAAGCAGGTGAACGATCTCCAAAATAAACTTGAGAAACTCTCTGAACGGGAGAAGCAGATGGGTGATCTTCGCA GATATGAGCAAGAGATCAGGAATCAGATCTCCCTCCTTTCTCGAGAAAACGGTGATCTTTCTAAGAAGGTATCCACCTTAGAAGAGGACGTCAAGCTGCTGAACGAAGATTGCGATCAAATGGAAAAGGATGCCACTAATCTTGCTAAACGTATCCGCAGAAATGCTCAAGATGATAAGGTCCGGTTTTTCAACGAGTTCGGTGATTCTCGTAGCATTCCCCTTGAGCCTTTGGACCTTGAGGTGTTCTCTGATGACGAACCTCAACCTATTTCCAATAAGCAACAGTCTTCTTCTGATGAGGCTACTGAATCTAACGAGGGTCTTCATTCAGGAGACGAGTCCTCTTGA